The Acidimicrobiia bacterium genome has a segment encoding these proteins:
- a CDS encoding sensor histidine kinase, with protein MKRRLPPFVIDLLIAVGLLWLALVNRAEIEMLAEDIFTRDSDSFNTFLIVMQTIPLVLRRRYPQTVLFVLLGAFAVDRVLDYPSTFASAGMVLAFHSIGSELPRRRSAQLGFSLVGAVVVFTGLGAATLESVGFEDVVSTGLMIAVPLALGREVHQRRLRTQELEDRAERAERERESRAAQAVAEERSRIARELHDVVAHQMAVMTLQAEGARRLAGDADPRVAEALDTIRQTGHYALDEMRSMVGLLRSVPDDGTAELAPQPGLADLDRLVEQMRDAGLEVQLERRGAHRPLPGGLDLHAYRIVQESLTNALKHAGPGSRAQVCVDYGEEVLELEINDDGRGGNGSREAGGGHGLIGMRERVALLNGELTAGPVHNGFRVRATLPVGP; from the coding sequence ATGAAGCGCCGGTTACCGCCGTTTGTCATAGACCTGCTCATCGCCGTGGGCCTCCTTTGGCTGGCGCTGGTCAATCGGGCCGAGATCGAGATGCTGGCCGAGGACATCTTCACGAGAGATTCGGACTCCTTCAATACGTTCCTCATCGTCATGCAAACGATTCCGCTCGTTCTTCGCCGCCGCTATCCGCAAACCGTCTTGTTCGTGCTGCTGGGAGCCTTCGCGGTCGACCGGGTCCTCGACTACCCGAGCACTTTCGCCTCGGCGGGAATGGTCCTGGCCTTCCACTCCATCGGCAGCGAGTTGCCGCGCCGCCGATCGGCCCAGCTGGGCTTCTCCCTGGTCGGCGCGGTGGTGGTGTTCACAGGCCTCGGGGCGGCCACCCTCGAATCCGTCGGGTTCGAGGACGTGGTTTCCACCGGGCTCATGATCGCCGTGCCCCTCGCGCTGGGTCGTGAAGTCCATCAGCGTCGCCTCCGCACCCAGGAGTTGGAGGATCGGGCCGAGCGCGCCGAGCGAGAGCGGGAGAGCCGGGCCGCACAGGCAGTAGCCGAAGAGCGATCCCGAATCGCCAGAGAACTCCACGACGTGGTCGCCCACCAGATGGCCGTGATGACCCTCCAGGCCGAGGGTGCGCGCCGCCTGGCCGGTGACGCCGACCCACGGGTTGCCGAAGCGCTGGACACGATTCGCCAAACCGGACACTACGCACTCGACGAGATGCGATCCATGGTCGGGCTGCTCCGGAGTGTCCCCGACGACGGCACGGCCGAATTGGCGCCGCAACCGGGGCTGGCCGATCTCGACCGGCTGGTCGAGCAGATGCGCGACGCCGGCCTCGAAGTACAGTTGGAACGGCGCGGAGCCCATCGACCGCTCCCCGGCGGCCTCGACCTCCACGCCTACCGGATCGTCCAGGAATCACTCACCAACGCACTCAAACACGCCGGCCCCGGGTCGCGAGCACAGGTATGTGTCGATTACGGGGAAGAGGTTCTCGAGTTGGAGATCAACGACGATGGTCGCGGAGGGAACGGATCGAGAGAAGCCGGAGGCGGGCACGGCCTCATCGGCATGCGCGAGCGGGTCGCCTTGCTGAATGGGGAACTCACTGCGGGACCCGTGCACAATGGTTTCA